In Helicobacter sp. 11S03491-1, a genomic segment contains:
- a CDS encoding RDD family protein — MIWTDDKIEEMLYREDLSIALFSHRVGAFLIDILVISFLVVGFCLNFLSLPSETVEAEIFFIQKIIFLIFIFSFVYEVLFMKLFGATFGKIIFRLKVVLIQTLDKPNFKVILQRCFIKVIEQMMCCVLFVFALDDKFLRTFHDRFNKTIVISMRQ; from the coding sequence ATGATTTGGACAGATGATAAGATAGAGGAAATGCTCTATCGGGAAGATTTGTCTATTGCACTTTTTTCCCATAGAGTAGGGGCTTTTCTTATTGATATTTTAGTAATATCTTTTTTGGTTGTTGGTTTTTGCCTGAATTTTTTGTCCCTACCTTCAGAAACCGTAGAAGCAGAAATATTTTTTATTCAAAAAATAATATTTTTAATATTTATTTTTAGTTTTGTTTATGAAGTTTTGTTTATGAAGTTATTTGGGGCAACTTTTGGAAAAATTATTTTTAGACTTAAGGTTGTTTTGATACAAACTCTGGATAAACCTAATTTTAAGGTGATATTGCAACGTTGTTTTATTAAGGTAATTGAACAGATGATGTGTTGTGTGTTGTTTGTTTTTGCTTTAGATGATAAATTTTTGCGCACTTTTCATGATAGATTTAACAAAACAATCGTTATTTCTATGCGGCAGTAA
- the lptD gene encoding LPS assembly protein LptD — protein MIDLTKQSLFLCGSKKLFRVIIIFIIFAIFAYGSQTAVQKFDKNNNKIFELLADKVSGEGSVVVASGNAVLLNYDVYILADRISYDTKNRIATIDGHIKIYKGGSFFARAEHIVLKMNEKYEAIEPFYMQDSVSGMWISSHIAQKNDKKYSFKNATISGCGIENPIWHIDATSGSYNSDGSYLSLWNPKIYIGDVPVLYFPYLFLSTSNKRTTGLLYPEFAASNIEGFIYMQPFYLALQDFWDMTFTPQIRTNRGYGGNFEARFIDKEQDKFIFNTRFFHNNAFYYEKYNLRNRNIFGFEFSHSSRNPLKKYFGLHHASIDNGLYLDFLYMNDLDYVRFENINKIITDGTHVSRGNYYIQTQDHYYGINFKYFLNLNKINNNMTFQSLPNLQYHKYLNSLFYKNLLYSIDYELKNTTRDLGYGYIQNSLNVPIGLQFSLFKKYISLGIWNNFYASNLAITNASANYIPDLDKKSTRKFGNLLSAGYSIYLNTDLAKDYDKVFHTVQFEMAFSAPYFQLSNGLFDSQMYALTSQARNQYQRDDLDRYFIDNHYYNDIWDPLSVTSSMIFTKRMDLKLTQYFYGLGGKELFYWKMSQILNFDDPISIARIPMENKIGFSPLEGLDIYGSIFYSFYYNSLDEIALNANYKHNYLLANLSYYIKRKFNDNGINKIIENSANYLKGAVSNDFGYFGLSASVGYDIKNNVLLDWDVGIFKNIRCFGIGLKFVNQRRPILTNDPGNPLEVLKNTYIKLELNFVPLTNTGLTYRVVK, from the coding sequence ATGATAGATTTAACAAAACAATCGTTATTTCTATGCGGCAGTAAGAAATTGTTTAGAGTTATTATTATTTTTATTATTTTTGCAATATTTGCATATGGAAGTCAAACAGCTGTCCAAAAATTTGATAAAAATAATAATAAGATTTTTGAGCTTTTGGCTGATAAGGTGAGTGGAGAGGGAAGTGTAGTGGTAGCTTCCGGGAATGCAGTGCTTTTAAATTATGATGTTTATATTCTTGCTGATAGAATTTCTTATGATACTAAAAATCGTATAGCCACAATTGATGGGCATATTAAAATTTACAAAGGAGGTAGTTTTTTTGCACGTGCTGAACATATCGTGCTTAAAATGAATGAAAAATACGAGGCTATTGAGCCTTTTTATATGCAAGATAGCGTAAGTGGTATGTGGATTAGTTCTCATATAGCACAAAAAAATGATAAGAAATATAGTTTCAAAAATGCAACAATTTCCGGGTGTGGTATTGAAAATCCTATTTGGCATATTGATGCAACTTCAGGATCTTATAACTCTGATGGCTCTTATCTCTCGCTTTGGAATCCTAAAATCTATATTGGTGATGTTCCGGTGCTGTATTTTCCGTATTTATTTCTATCTACAAGCAATAAGCGCACTACAGGACTTTTGTATCCGGAATTTGCAGCCTCAAATATCGAAGGTTTTATTTATATGCAACCTTTTTATTTGGCGCTTCAAGATTTTTGGGATATGACATTTACTCCTCAAATTCGTACAAATAGAGGTTATGGAGGAAATTTTGAAGCGAGATTTATTGATAAAGAACAAGATAAATTCATTTTTAATACAAGATTTTTTCACAACAATGCTTTTTATTATGAAAAATATAATTTAAGAAATCGTAATATATTTGGATTTGAATTTTCTCATTCCAGTAGAAATCCATTAAAAAAATATTTTGGACTTCATCATGCTTCTATAGATAATGGTTTGTATCTTGATTTTTTGTATATGAATGACTTAGATTATGTAAGATTTGAAAATATCAATAAAATTATTACAGATGGAACTCATGTTTCTAGAGGAAATTATTATATTCAAACCCAAGATCATTACTATGGAATCAATTTCAAATATTTCTTAAACTTAAATAAAATTAATAATAATATGACTTTTCAATCATTGCCAAATCTGCAATATCATAAATATTTAAATTCTTTATTCTATAAAAATCTTCTTTATTCTATTGATTATGAACTTAAAAATACTACTAGAGATTTGGGTTACGGGTATATCCAAAATTCTTTAAATGTCCCTATAGGCTTGCAATTTTCTCTTTTTAAGAAATATATTTCTTTGGGAATTTGGAATAATTTTTATGCGAGTAATTTAGCTATTACAAATGCTTCAGCGAATTATATACCTGATTTGGATAAAAAATCTACGCGCAAGTTTGGAAATCTTTTATCTGCAGGTTATTCAATCTATCTCAATACAGATTTGGCAAAAGATTACGATAAAGTTTTTCATACAGTTCAATTTGAAATGGCTTTTAGTGCCCCTTATTTTCAACTTTCTAATGGATTGTTTGATTCACAGATGTATGCCCTTACTTCCCAAGCAAGAAACCAATACCAACGAGATGATTTAGATAGATATTTTATCGACAATCATTATTATAACGATATCTGGGATCCCCTTAGTGTTACAAGCTCTATGATTTTTACAAAAAGGATGGATTTGAAATTAACACAATACTTTTATGGTTTAGGCGGGAAGGAATTGTTTTATTGGAAAATGTCTCAAATACTTAATTTTGATGATCCTATTTCTATTGCTAGAATCCCTATGGAGAATAAAATTGGCTTCTCTCCATTGGAGGGATTAGATATTTATGGGAGTATTTTTTACTCATTTTATTATAATAGCCTTGATGAAATTGCTTTAAATGCAAATTATAAACATAATTATTTGCTGGCCAATTTATCTTACTATATCAAGAGAAAATTTAATGATAATGGGATTAACAAAATCATCGAAAATTCAGCAAATTATCTAAAAGGAGCAGTGAGTAATGATTTTGGATATTTTGGTTTGAGTGCCTCTGTAGGGTATGATATTAAAAATAATGTCTTGTTGGATTGGGATGTTGGAATTTTTAAAAATATCCGATGTTTTGGAATTGGGCTTAAATTTGTTAATCAAAGAAGACCGATTTTGACTAACGATCCGGGTAATCCTTTAGAAGTTTTGAAAAATACTTATATTAAATTAGAGCTCAATTTTGTACCTCTTACTAACACGGGTTTGACCTATCGTGTTGTAAAATAA